In Streptomyces hawaiiensis, one genomic interval encodes:
- a CDS encoding aspartate aminotransferase family protein codes for MTPQPNPEAGAAVKAADRDHVFHSWSAQELIDPLAVAGAEGSYFWDYDGRRYLDFSSGLVYTNVGYQHPKIVAAIQEQAARMTTFAPAFAVEARSEAARLIAERTPGDLDKIFFTNGGADAVEHAIRMARLHTGRPKVLSAYRSYHGGTQQAVNLTGDPRRWASDSGTAGVVHFWAPYLYRSRFYAETEEQECARALEHLETTIAFEGPSTVAAIILETIPGTAGIMVPPPGYLAGVREICDKYGIVFVLDEVMAGFGRTGEWFAADLFDVTPDLLTFAKGVNSGYVPLGGVAISGAIAETFGKRPYPGGLTYSGHPLACAAAVATINVMAEEGVVENAARLGASVVGPELRALAERHPSVGEVRGVGMFWALELVRDRETREPLVPYNAAGEANAPMAAFAAAAKKGGLWPFVNMNRTHVVPPCNIGEAELKEGLAALDAALSMADEYAA; via the coding sequence ATGACCCCTCAGCCGAACCCCGAAGCCGGTGCCGCCGTCAAGGCCGCCGACCGTGACCATGTGTTCCACTCCTGGTCCGCTCAGGAGCTCATCGACCCGCTCGCCGTCGCCGGAGCCGAGGGGTCGTACTTCTGGGACTACGACGGCCGGCGCTACCTCGACTTCTCCAGCGGGCTCGTCTACACGAACGTCGGCTACCAGCACCCGAAGATCGTCGCCGCGATCCAGGAGCAGGCGGCGCGGATGACGACCTTCGCGCCCGCGTTCGCCGTCGAGGCGCGGTCGGAGGCGGCCCGGCTGATCGCCGAGCGGACCCCGGGCGACCTGGACAAGATCTTCTTCACCAACGGGGGCGCCGACGCCGTCGAGCACGCCATCCGGATGGCCCGCCTGCACACGGGCCGCCCGAAGGTGCTCTCGGCGTACCGCTCGTACCACGGCGGTACGCAGCAGGCCGTGAACCTCACCGGCGACCCGCGCCGCTGGGCCTCCGACAGCGGCACGGCCGGGGTCGTGCACTTCTGGGCGCCCTACCTCTACCGCTCCCGCTTCTACGCCGAGACCGAGGAGCAGGAGTGCGCGCGGGCGCTGGAGCACCTGGAGACGACGATCGCCTTCGAGGGGCCCTCGACGGTCGCGGCGATCATCCTGGAGACCATCCCGGGCACGGCCGGGATCATGGTCCCGCCGCCCGGCTATCTCGCCGGGGTGCGGGAGATCTGCGACAAGTACGGGATCGTCTTCGTCCTCGACGAGGTCATGGCCGGGTTCGGGCGGACCGGTGAGTGGTTCGCGGCGGACCTGTTCGACGTCACCCCGGACCTGCTGACCTTCGCCAAGGGCGTGAACAGCGGGTACGTGCCGCTGGGCGGGGTCGCGATCTCCGGCGCGATCGCGGAGACGTTCGGCAAGCGGCCGTACCCGGGTGGGCTGACGTACTCCGGGCATCCGCTGGCGTGCGCCGCCGCCGTCGCGACGATCAACGTGATGGCCGAGGAGGGCGTCGTCGAGAACGCGGCCCGGCTGGGCGCGTCCGTCGTCGGGCCGGAGCTGCGCGCGCTCGCCGAGCGGCACCCGAGCGTCGGCGAGGTGCGCGGCGTCGGCATGTTCTGGGCGCTGGAGCTGGTCCGCGACCGCGAGACGCGGGAGCCGCTGGTGCCGTACAACGCGGCCGGTGAGGCGAACGCGCCCATGGCCGCCTTCGCCGCCGCCGCGAAGAAGGGCGGGCTGTGGCCGTTCGTGAACATGAACCGGACGCACGTCGTGCCGCCCTGCAACATCGGCGAGGCGGAGCTCAAGGAGGGCCTCGCGGCGCTGGACGCGGCGCTCTCGATGGCGGACGAGTACGCGGCGTAA
- a CDS encoding type 1 glutamine amidotransferase family protein encodes MNATDGRHSKPVHLAVYDTLADWETGHATAQLARAGHEIRTVGPSTTPVRSVGGLRVQPDLALDDVRPEDSALLILPGADLWDTGEALAPFARKARAFLDAGVPVAAICGATAGLAREGLLDDRDHTSAVSFYLAATGYAGAGRYIETDAVTDGTLITAGPTEPVAFAREILRLLGVYEGEVLDAWYRLFHDSDAQAYGVLEKAGAL; translated from the coding sequence ATGAACGCCACCGACGGCCGCCACAGCAAGCCCGTCCATCTCGCCGTCTACGACACCCTCGCCGACTGGGAGACCGGCCACGCCACCGCCCAGCTCGCCCGCGCCGGCCACGAGATCCGCACCGTCGGCCCGTCCACCACCCCGGTCAGGAGCGTCGGCGGACTGCGCGTCCAGCCCGACCTGGCCCTGGACGACGTACGGCCCGAGGACAGCGCGCTGCTGATCCTGCCGGGCGCCGACCTCTGGGACACCGGCGAGGCTCTGGCCCCCTTCGCCCGCAAGGCCCGGGCCTTCCTCGACGCGGGCGTCCCGGTCGCCGCGATCTGCGGCGCCACCGCGGGACTCGCCCGGGAGGGCCTGCTCGACGACCGCGACCACACCAGCGCGGTCTCCTTCTACCTGGCCGCGACCGGCTACGCGGGCGCCGGACGCTACATCGAGACGGACGCGGTCACCGACGGCACGCTGATCACGGCCGGCCCCACCGAGCCCGTCGCCTTCGCCCGCGAGATCCTCCGGCTGCTCGGGGTCTACGAGGGCGAGGTGCTGGACGCCTGGTACCGGCTGTTCCACGACTCCGACGCGCAGGCGTACGGGGTGCTGGAGAAGGCCGGCGCGCTGTGA
- a CDS encoding MarR family winged helix-turn-helix transcriptional regulator — MSREPQNLLSRSALGVFKLNGQFLAVAEELARPAGLTAAWWQVLGAVLGEPLPVSGIARAMGITRQSVQRIADLLVERGLAEYRPNPAHRRAKLLAPTGQGRAAIARIDPGHAAFADRLAEAFGEAELAEAVRTLERLSKVLDRTGPPGTRPPVTEP; from the coding sequence GTGAGCCGCGAGCCTCAAAACCTCCTCAGCCGCAGTGCCCTCGGGGTGTTCAAGCTCAACGGCCAGTTCCTCGCGGTGGCGGAGGAACTGGCCCGGCCCGCCGGGCTCACCGCCGCCTGGTGGCAGGTGCTCGGCGCGGTCCTCGGGGAGCCGCTGCCCGTCTCCGGCATCGCCCGCGCCATGGGCATCACACGGCAGAGCGTGCAGCGCATCGCCGACCTGCTGGTGGAGCGGGGGCTCGCGGAGTACCGGCCGAACCCGGCGCACCGCCGCGCCAAGCTCCTCGCGCCGACCGGACAGGGGCGTGCGGCGATCGCCCGGATCGACCCCGGCCACGCGGCGTTCGCCGACCGACTGGCCGAGGCGTTCGGGGAGGCGGAGCTGGCGGAGGCGGTGCGGACGCTGGAGCGGCTGTCGAAGGTGCTCGACCGGACGGGGCCGCCCGGCACACGGCCGCCTGTTACGGAACCGTAG
- a CDS encoding serine/threonine-protein kinase, with the protein MEKLGPGDPQRIGAYRLLARLGAGGMGQVYLARSERGRTVAVKLVREELAAQEEFRERFRQEVRAARRVGGYWTAPVLDADTEAAVPWVATGYVAGPSLQQVVGHDHGALPERTVRILAAGLAHALKDIHAAGIVHRDLKPSNVLVTIDGPRVIDFGIARALETVTDGGLTRTGALVGSPGFMAPEQVRGDRITPACDVFCLGSVLAYAATGALPFGTANSGVHALMFRIAQEEPDLEGVPEGIADLVRDCLRKDPAARPSLDRVLERTGADDTVSDGRALDPWLPSSLVAQLGRHAVRLLDAEDPQGEGGGSPAGQQAGAAGLAGGGVAGQSAGAAAERPTTEPADQPGSAPADRPTPGAFTPPAPAGAPGPGAFTPPVPAGASGPGTAAPSAPSGSPGPTPEHGPTADESSPRPALPPATATAPAATPGPPPPGLPGEGPPVNHLPTMVAGQSTPQAPPQLPGPGAPPHPQMRTPQPPYPAYGYPQQHPQHGAPGVAPPHPAYGGLGSTPPYGPPPYGTTPPYGPPQPPSRGGGRSTALLVVIALVVALAAGGSVYALMQGGADDRTDGGPGPTQSAGSTTPGPSATASQPDTSPSPADGTIPTGYLGTWTTTIDNADGEHSRSLTIQQGEPGDTVLSLVADGPTKGGGTYHCVFEGRLTAEPGTDGALKIGPTTVKVGQPRTACTPGAATEVTLLPDDTLQRVNSSSGERLTYTRQ; encoded by the coding sequence ATGGAGAAGCTGGGGCCCGGGGATCCGCAACGAATTGGTGCGTATCGGCTGCTGGCGCGGCTCGGTGCGGGGGGCATGGGGCAGGTGTATCTGGCCCGCTCGGAGCGGGGCCGTACCGTCGCCGTGAAACTCGTGCGCGAGGAACTGGCCGCGCAGGAGGAGTTCCGGGAGCGGTTCCGGCAGGAGGTGCGGGCCGCGCGGCGGGTCGGCGGCTACTGGACCGCGCCGGTGCTGGACGCGGACACCGAGGCCGCGGTGCCATGGGTCGCCACGGGCTATGTCGCCGGGCCGAGCCTCCAGCAGGTCGTCGGGCACGACCACGGTGCCCTGCCCGAGCGGACGGTCCGCATCCTCGCGGCCGGGCTCGCGCACGCGCTCAAGGACATCCACGCCGCCGGCATCGTCCACCGCGACCTGAAGCCGTCCAACGTGCTGGTCACCATCGACGGCCCGCGCGTCATCGACTTCGGTATCGCACGCGCCCTGGAGACCGTGACGGACGGCGGGCTCACGCGCACCGGCGCGCTCGTCGGATCGCCCGGCTTCATGGCGCCCGAGCAGGTGCGGGGCGACCGCATCACCCCCGCGTGCGACGTCTTCTGCCTCGGCTCGGTCCTCGCCTACGCCGCGACCGGCGCCCTGCCCTTCGGCACCGCCAACAGCGGCGTGCACGCCCTGATGTTCCGCATCGCCCAGGAGGAACCGGACCTGGAGGGCGTCCCCGAGGGCATCGCCGACCTCGTCCGGGACTGCCTGCGCAAGGACCCCGCCGCCCGGCCCTCCCTCGACCGCGTCCTGGAACGCACGGGCGCGGACGACACCGTCTCCGACGGCCGCGCCCTCGACCCTTGGCTGCCGAGCTCGCTGGTGGCCCAACTGGGGCGGCACGCGGTGCGGTTGCTGGACGCGGAGGATCCGCAGGGGGAGGGCGGCGGGTCCCCCGCGGGACAGCAGGCGGGTGCCGCCGGGCTTGCGGGGGGTGGTGTCGCGGGGCAGTCGGCCGGTGCCGCCGCCGAGCGCCCCACGACCGAGCCCGCCGACCAGCCGGGCTCCGCCCCGGCCGACCGGCCCACCCCCGGCGCCTTCACGCCGCCGGCTCCTGCCGGGGCTCCCGGTCCGGGTGCCTTCACGCCGCCGGTCCCTGCCGGGGCCTCCGGTCCCGGCACCGCCGCTCCGTCCGCCCCCTCCGGCAGCCCCGGCCCCACCCCCGAGCACGGCCCCACCGCCGACGAGTCGTCGCCCCGCCCCGCGCTGCCCCCGGCCACCGCGACGGCGCCCGCCGCGACCCCCGGGCCGCCCCCGCCGGGACTGCCGGGCGAGGGGCCGCCGGTGAACCATCTGCCCACCATGGTCGCGGGACAGAGCACGCCCCAGGCGCCCCCGCAACTCCCCGGCCCCGGTGCCCCGCCCCACCCGCAGATGCGGACACCCCAGCCCCCGTACCCGGCGTACGGCTACCCCCAGCAGCACCCTCAGCACGGAGCCCCGGGCGTCGCACCGCCCCACCCCGCCTACGGCGGCCTCGGTTCCACCCCGCCCTACGGCCCGCCGCCCTACGGCACGACCCCGCCGTACGGCCCCCCGCAGCCGCCGTCGCGCGGAGGCGGCCGTTCCACCGCGCTGCTGGTCGTGATCGCCCTGGTCGTCGCGCTCGCCGCGGGCGGGTCGGTGTACGCGCTGATGCAGGGCGGCGCCGACGACCGGACCGACGGCGGCCCCGGCCCCACGCAGAGCGCGGGCTCGACCACCCCGGGTCCGTCCGCGACGGCCTCGCAGCCGGACACCTCCCCCTCCCCGGCGGACGGCACGATCCCGACCGGGTACCTCGGCACCTGGACCACGACCATCGACAACGCCGACGGCGAGCACAGCCGTTCGCTCACCATCCAGCAGGGTGAACCGGGGGACACGGTCCTGTCCCTCGTGGCCGACGGCCCGACCAAGGGCGGCGGCACCTACCACTGCGTGTTCGAAGGGCGGTTGACCGCGGAGCCCGGCACCGACGGCGCGCTGAAGATCGGCCCGACCACCGTGAAGGTCGGACAGCCCCGCACCGCCTGCACTCCGGGCGCGGCCACCGAGGTCACCCTCCTCCCGGACGACACGCTCCAGCGCGTGAACAGCAGCAGCGGGGAGCGGCTGACGTACACGAGGCAGTGA
- a CDS encoding SLATT domain-containing protein — protein sequence MGQPEMQPEGPPQDGRGEQAAAGLRPGDLTGRVFPLGDWGEPAVRLDELYRWVERGALRTAAWYLVDRVWKRRCARVLRCGTAAGAVTGVTLPLLDLTGVAGGVAPWGCLALLLGAACVAVDRYFGVTSGWMRDVATAQAVQRRLQALQFDWAAESVREVLGPAEGTAGEAAERCLGVLRRFSEDVTELVRVETADWMGEFRSGCAAPAGLQAVVFPGPGRGAEVGVNGRFAVPPAGGARPNMPRQRPPEPR from the coding sequence GTGGGTCAGCCGGAGATGCAGCCCGAGGGGCCGCCTCAGGACGGGCGGGGCGAGCAGGCGGCGGCCGGGCTGCGGCCGGGCGATCTGACCGGGCGGGTCTTTCCGCTCGGGGACTGGGGCGAGCCGGCGGTCCGGCTGGACGAGCTGTACCGGTGGGTGGAGCGCGGGGCGCTGCGGACGGCGGCCTGGTATCTCGTGGACCGGGTGTGGAAGCGGCGGTGCGCGCGGGTGCTGCGCTGCGGGACCGCGGCCGGGGCGGTCACCGGGGTCACGCTGCCCCTGCTGGATCTGACCGGGGTCGCGGGCGGGGTCGCGCCCTGGGGGTGTCTCGCGCTGCTGCTGGGGGCGGCGTGTGTGGCCGTCGACCGGTACTTCGGGGTGACGTCCGGGTGGATGCGGGACGTGGCCACCGCGCAGGCCGTGCAGCGGCGGCTGCAGGCATTGCAGTTCGACTGGGCGGCGGAGAGCGTGCGGGAGGTGCTGGGGCCGGCGGAGGGCACGGCCGGCGAGGCCGCCGAGCGGTGCCTCGGGGTGCTGCGGAGGTTCTCCGAGGACGTGACGGAGCTGGTCCGGGTGGAGACGGCGGACTGGATGGGGGAATTCCGGTCGGGGTGTGCCGCGCCGGCGGGGTTGCAGGCGGTGGTGTTCCCGGGGCCGGGGCGCGGGGCGGAGGTGGGGGTGAACGGGCGGTTCGCTGTGCCTCCGGCGGGGGGCGCGCGGCCGAACATGCCCCGGCAGCGGCCGCCGGAGCCGCGGTGA
- a CDS encoding YbaB/EbfC family nucleoid-associated protein — translation MIPGGGQPNMQQLLQQAQKMQQDLAQAQEELAQTEVDGQAGGGLVTATVTGAGELRALKIDPKAVDPDDTETLADLVVAAVQAANENAQALQQQKLGPLAQGLGGGGIPGLPF, via the coding sequence GTGATCCCCGGTGGTGGCCAGCCCAATATGCAGCAGCTGCTCCAGCAGGCCCAGAAGATGCAACAGGACCTGGCACAGGCGCAGGAGGAACTGGCGCAGACGGAGGTCGACGGGCAGGCGGGCGGCGGTCTGGTGACGGCCACCGTCACCGGCGCCGGTGAGCTGCGCGCCCTGAAGATCGACCCGAAGGCGGTGGATCCGGACGACACCGAGACCCTCGCCGACCTGGTCGTGGCGGCGGTCCAGGCGGCCAACGAGAACGCGCAGGCGCTCCAGCAGCAGAAGCTGGGCCCGCTCGCGCAGGGTCTGGGCGGCGGCGGCATCCCCGGCCTGCCGTTCTGA
- the recR gene encoding recombination mediator RecR: MYEGVVQDLIDELGRLPGVGPKGAQRIAFHILQAEPTDVRRLAHALMEVKAKVRFCATCGNIAQEELCNICRDTRRDPAVICVVEEPKDVVAIERTREFRGRYHVLGGAISPIDGVGPDDLRIRELLARLADGTVTELILATDPNLEGEATATYLARMIKPMGLKVTRLASGLPVGGDLEYADEVTLGRAFEGRRLLDV, translated from the coding sequence TTGTACGAAGGCGTGGTCCAGGACCTGATCGACGAGCTGGGACGGCTGCCCGGCGTCGGTCCGAAGGGCGCCCAGCGGATCGCCTTCCACATCCTGCAGGCCGAGCCGACGGACGTACGGCGCCTCGCGCACGCTCTGATGGAGGTCAAGGCGAAGGTCCGCTTCTGCGCGACCTGCGGCAACATCGCGCAGGAGGAGCTGTGCAACATCTGCCGCGACACCCGCCGCGACCCGGCCGTCATCTGCGTGGTCGAGGAGCCGAAGGACGTCGTGGCGATCGAGCGCACGCGTGAGTTCCGGGGCCGCTACCACGTCCTGGGCGGCGCGATCAGCCCGATCGACGGCGTCGGCCCGGACGACCTGCGCATCAGAGAGCTCCTGGCCCGCCTGGCGGACGGGACGGTCACCGAGCTGATCCTGGCCACGGACCCGAATCTCGAAGGCGAGGCGACAGCGACGTACCTCGCCCGCATGATCAAGCCCATGGGCCTGAAGGTCACCCGCCTGGCCAGCGGCCTCCCGGTGGGTGGGGACCTGGAATACGCGGACGAGGTCACCCTCGGACGCGCCTTCGAGGGGAGACGACTCCTAGATGTCTGA
- a CDS encoding DUF5063 domain-containing protein, which yields MSDATLHATDHNPDDFAVQIADQIESFLVAVTEVAKGDEPESAVPFLLLEVSQLLLAGGRLGAHEDIVPDERYEPDPGPEPDVDELRENLARLLDPIDVYSEVFDPYEPRKAPVPARISDDLTDVITDLRHGMAHYRAGRTSEALWWWQFSYFSNWGSTASASLRALQSVLAHVRLNQPLAELDGLDTDQGMGDDTLEIEAGRVMVEEIAEPLGLRPAK from the coding sequence ATGTCTGACGCCACGCTGCACGCGACCGACCACAACCCGGACGATTTCGCGGTCCAGATCGCGGACCAGATCGAGAGCTTCCTGGTCGCCGTCACGGAGGTCGCGAAGGGCGACGAGCCGGAATCGGCCGTGCCCTTCCTCCTCCTGGAGGTCTCCCAACTCCTCCTGGCGGGCGGCCGGCTCGGCGCGCACGAGGACATCGTGCCCGACGAGCGCTACGAGCCCGACCCGGGCCCCGAGCCGGACGTCGACGAGCTCCGCGAGAACCTGGCCCGCCTGCTGGACCCGATCGACGTCTACTCCGAGGTCTTCGACCCCTACGAGCCCCGCAAGGCCCCGGTTCCGGCCCGCATCTCCGACGACCTCACGGACGTCATCACGGACCTGCGTCACGGCATGGCCCACTACCGGGCGGGCCGCACCTCGGAAGCCCTGTGGTGGTGGCAGTTCTCCTACTTCTCCAACTGGGGCTCCACCGCCTCGGCGAGCCTGCGGGCCCTCCAGTCGGTCCTCGCCCACGTCCGTCTCAACCAGCCCCTCGCCGAACTCGACGGCCTGGACACGGACCAGGGCATGGGCGACGACACGCTGGAGATCGAGGCGGGCCGGGTCATGGTGGAGGAGATCGCGGAGCCACTGGGGCTGCGCCCGGCGAAATAG
- a CDS encoding PhzF family phenazine biosynthesis protein — translation MEILRYVAFSTDPEGGNPAGVVLDASGADDAAMLATAAEVGYSETAFVVEACDGSLNVRYFSPLAEVPFCGHATIATAVAHAERHGTGRLLLRTAAGLVTVTTGRAADGTVVATLVSVPPRTAPIEEADLAELLAILGWPAEDLDPELPPRVAFAGAWHPVIAAASRERLADLDYDMAGLTALMARREWTTIDLVRRESPTVFHARNPFPPGGVTEDPATGAAAAAFGGYLRELGLVRPPATLTIHQGVDMGRPSVITVSVPEGAGTGIGVTGTAVPI, via the coding sequence ATGGAGATACTGCGCTACGTGGCGTTCAGCACGGATCCGGAGGGCGGCAACCCCGCGGGGGTGGTGCTCGACGCGAGCGGGGCCGACGACGCGGCGATGCTGGCGACGGCGGCCGAAGTCGGCTATTCGGAGACGGCGTTCGTGGTGGAGGCCTGCGACGGCTCCCTGAACGTCCGGTACTTCAGCCCGCTGGCGGAGGTGCCGTTCTGCGGCCACGCGACGATCGCCACGGCCGTCGCCCACGCGGAGCGGCACGGCACCGGGCGGCTGCTGCTGCGCACCGCGGCGGGCCTGGTCACCGTCACCACGGGCCGGGCGGCGGACGGCACGGTCGTGGCGACCCTGGTGAGCGTCCCACCGCGTACGGCACCGATCGAGGAGGCGGATCTCGCCGAACTGCTGGCGATCCTGGGCTGGCCCGCCGAGGACCTGGACCCGGAGCTGCCGCCCCGGGTGGCCTTCGCCGGGGCCTGGCACCCGGTCATCGCCGCCGCGAGCCGGGAGCGGCTGGCGGACCTGGACTACGACATGGCCGGGCTCACCGCCCTCATGGCCCGCAGGGAGTGGACCACGATCGACCTGGTCCGGCGGGAGTCACCCACCGTCTTCCACGCCCGCAACCCGTTCCCGCCCGGCGGCGTGACCGAGGACCCGGCGACGGGAGCGGCGGCGGCGGCGTTCGGCGGCTATCTGAGGGAACTCGGCCTCGTCAGGCCACCGGCGACGCTGACCATCCACCAGGGCGTCGACATGGGACGGCCGAGCGTGATCACGGTGTCCGTGCCGGAGGGCGCCGGCACCGGAATCGGCGTCACCGGTACGGCCGTTCCGATCTGA
- a CDS encoding SgcJ/EcaC family oxidoreductase codes for MNRRPARRRTAVATATAVLAAGTFALGAGVAGADSESKGEKRAKQGTKTQVLGLFDHWNAALRTGDPKKVADLYAKDAVLLPTVSNQVRTDRAGILDYFEHFLRNKPVGTKIESVVNVLDRDTVIDTGVYEFTLTDHDTGEKSTVKARYTYAYEKQPDGTWLIVNHHSSKMPQG; via the coding sequence ATGAACCGTCGCCCCGCCCGCCGGCGCACAGCCGTCGCCACCGCCACCGCGGTCCTGGCCGCCGGCACCTTCGCCCTCGGTGCCGGGGTCGCCGGAGCCGACTCCGAGAGCAAGGGCGAGAAGCGCGCCAAGCAGGGGACCAAGACGCAGGTGCTCGGACTGTTCGACCACTGGAACGCCGCGCTGCGCACCGGTGACCCCAAGAAGGTCGCCGACCTGTACGCGAAGGACGCGGTCCTGCTGCCGACCGTCTCCAACCAGGTCCGCACGGACAGAGCCGGGATCCTCGACTACTTCGAGCACTTCCTGCGCAACAAGCCGGTCGGGACGAAGATCGAGTCGGTCGTCAACGTCCTCGACCGCGACACCGTCATCGACACCGGCGTCTACGAGTTCACGCTCACCGACCACGACACGGGTGAGAAGAGCACCGTCAAGGCCCGCTACACCTACGCCTACGAGAAGCAGCCCGACGGCACGTGGCTGATCGTGAACCACCACTCCTCGAAGATGCCGCAGGGCTGA
- a CDS encoding sensor histidine kinase: MIRQLVRSYVLLVAVAIALFTVPVAFTLTDQLRGDTRSAVLREADAMALLLGDGRPASCQALEEMAKAYDDEIQVTRTASCAADLPRPAADAALTRALKEGTPTTDWGSSFIWGPELEITVPARAAGTDRVVGAVRVVYSTDEMTGRLWQIWGFRAILAVLVLGVAALLGVAVARRLTRPLRQLNDMASKFSDGDLTARSPVTGPPETQTLARTLNQGAERLDTLIAAQRIFVADASHQLRTPLTALRLSLDNIADGVDDEFVREDVEQATAEVVRMSRLVSGLLVLARAEAKVTAAEPLPLMDIVRERLAVWRPAADERGVTIALRGSIDGRPSVLSSPGHLDQMLDNVLSNALEVSPDGGAITVRVEAGGDVVGVSVLDEGPGMSDAEKSRAFDRFWRGQGLTGKSGSGLGLAVVRQLATDDGGTVALTDAPNSGLCVTITLRAAHRGGG; encoded by the coding sequence ATGATCCGCCAGCTCGTCCGCAGCTACGTCCTGCTCGTGGCGGTCGCCATCGCGCTGTTCACCGTGCCGGTGGCGTTCACGCTCACGGACCAGCTGCGGGGCGACACCAGGTCGGCCGTCCTGCGCGAGGCCGACGCCATGGCCCTGCTGCTGGGCGACGGCCGGCCCGCCTCCTGCCAGGCGCTGGAGGAGATGGCCAAGGCCTACGACGACGAGATCCAGGTGACCCGCACCGCGAGCTGCGCGGCGGATCTGCCACGGCCGGCGGCGGACGCGGCACTGACCCGGGCCCTGAAGGAGGGCACGCCCACGACCGACTGGGGCTCCTCCTTCATCTGGGGCCCCGAACTGGAGATCACGGTGCCCGCCCGCGCGGCCGGCACCGACCGGGTCGTCGGTGCCGTGCGCGTCGTGTACTCGACCGACGAGATGACCGGCCGCCTGTGGCAGATCTGGGGCTTCCGGGCGATCCTCGCCGTGCTCGTCCTCGGGGTGGCCGCGCTGCTCGGCGTCGCGGTGGCCCGGCGCCTCACCCGGCCGCTGCGCCAGCTCAACGACATGGCCAGCAAGTTCAGCGACGGTGATCTGACCGCCCGCTCCCCCGTGACGGGCCCGCCCGAGACCCAGACCCTGGCGCGCACCCTCAACCAGGGCGCCGAACGCCTGGACACCCTGATCGCGGCCCAGCGCATCTTCGTCGCGGACGCCTCCCACCAACTGCGCACCCCGCTCACGGCGTTGCGGCTGTCCCTGGACAACATCGCGGACGGGGTGGACGACGAGTTCGTACGGGAGGACGTGGAACAGGCGACGGCGGAGGTCGTCCGGATGAGCCGGCTGGTCAGCGGGCTGCTGGTGCTGGCCCGGGCCGAGGCCAAGGTGACGGCGGCCGAGCCGCTCCCGCTGATGGACATCGTGCGGGAGCGGCTCGCCGTGTGGAGGCCGGCCGCCGACGAGCGCGGAGTCACCATCGCGCTCAGGGGGAGTATCGACGGCCGGCCGTCTGTGCTGTCCAGCCCCGGTCATCTGGACCAGATGCTGGACAACGTGCTCTCCAACGCCCTGGAGGTCTCGCCCGACGGCGGGGCGATCACCGTGCGGGTGGAGGCCGGGGGCGATGTGGTGGGGGTGTCGGTCCTGGACGAGGGACCCGGCATGTCGGACGCCGAGAAGTCCCGCGCCTTCGACCGCTTCTGGCGCGGCCAGGGCCTGACCGGGAAGTCCGGCTCCGGCCTCGGTCTCGCCGTCGTCAGACAGCTGGCTACGGACGACGGCGGGACCGTGGCGCTGACGGACGCGCCGAACAGTGGCCTGTGCGTGACGATCACGCTACGGGCGGCCCACCGGGGCGGCGGCTGA
- a CDS encoding response regulator transcription factor encodes MHVLLVEDDEPIAESLRRGLRRYGFEVEWVTTGEAALRHEGPYDVVLLDLGLPDTDGLDVCKALRERGDVPIIVISARSDETDRVVGLELGADDYVSKPFGVREVIARIRAVMRRTQPRNPAQTPDAGPDRYGTRLTIDRKAARVRLDGEEVALAPKEYDLLAFLTEEPGALMSREQIMEAVWDANWFGPTKTLDVHVAALRRKLAGAITIEAVRGVGFRLEITKEPGTGGSGAAS; translated from the coding sequence GTGCACGTACTCCTGGTGGAAGACGATGAACCGATCGCCGAGTCCCTGCGCCGTGGCCTCAGGCGCTACGGCTTCGAGGTCGAGTGGGTCACCACGGGCGAGGCGGCCCTGAGGCACGAGGGTCCCTACGACGTCGTCCTACTGGATCTCGGCCTGCCCGACACCGACGGCCTGGACGTCTGCAAGGCGCTGCGCGAGCGCGGCGACGTCCCGATCATCGTGATCAGCGCCCGCAGCGACGAGACGGACCGGGTGGTCGGCCTGGAGCTCGGCGCGGACGACTACGTCTCCAAGCCGTTCGGCGTCCGGGAGGTCATCGCGCGGATCAGGGCGGTCATGCGCCGCACGCAGCCCCGCAATCCCGCGCAGACGCCCGACGCCGGCCCCGACCGCTACGGCACCCGCCTGACCATCGACCGCAAGGCGGCCCGGGTGCGCCTGGACGGCGAGGAGGTCGCCCTCGCGCCCAAGGAGTACGACCTGCTGGCCTTCCTCACCGAGGAGCCCGGGGCGCTGATGTCGCGCGAGCAGATCATGGAAGCGGTCTGGGACGCGAACTGGTTCGGGCCGACGAAGACACTGGACGTGCACGTGGCGGCGCTGCGGCGCAAGCTCGCGGGGGCGATCACCATCGAGGCGGTGCGCGGGGTCGGCTTCCGCCTGGAGATCACCAAGGAGCCCGGCACGGGCGGGAGCGGCGCCGCCTCATGA